In one Gemmatimonadales bacterium genomic region, the following are encoded:
- a CDS encoding GNAT family N-acetyltransferase — MHYALYALADSVGGVMQIRRLEPSDREWSNALVGAHFGSSRVVSRGRLYDATALPGFIAMHDGVPAGLLQFRIAGSTCEVVVLVVERPREGVGTALLDSMREAARSAGCSRLWLVTTNDNTVAQSFYRALGWRLVTVHKGAVTRSRVLKPEIPEFGANGVAIEDELEYELCVSRV; from the coding sequence ATGCACTATGCGTTATACGCATTAGCCGATTCGGTTGGTGGTGTGATGCAGATTCGGCGGCTAGAACCCTCAGACCGCGAGTGGTCGAACGCGCTGGTCGGCGCCCATTTCGGCTCGTCACGCGTCGTCTCACGCGGTCGGCTGTACGACGCGACTGCCCTTCCCGGGTTCATCGCGATGCATGACGGTGTCCCTGCGGGCCTGCTCCAGTTCCGGATCGCCGGGAGCACCTGCGAGGTCGTGGTCCTGGTGGTCGAACGGCCCCGCGAGGGTGTCGGCACTGCCTTGCTGGACTCGATGCGGGAGGCGGCTCGCTCCGCCGGTTGCTCTCGTCTGTGGCTCGTCACGACCAACGACAACACGGTGGCGCAGTCGTTCTATCGGGCTCTCGGCTGGCGGCTCGTGACGGTCCACAAAGGGGCCGTGACGCGCTCGCGCGTCCTCAAGCCGGAGATTCCTGAGTTTGGCGCAAACGGTGTGGCGATCGAGGACGAACTTGAATACGAACTGTGCGTAAGTCGCGTATAA
- a CDS encoding HypC/HybG/HupF family hydrogenase formation chaperone, translating into MCLGIPGRLVELKDDEGLRTGVVDFGGVRRDVCLAYVADEVGLGDYVIVHVGFAISKVDEEEARRTFEALREMSQLDELEWMREVAERGLGSLPGMVA; encoded by the coding sequence ATGTGCCTAGGAATCCCCGGCCGGCTGGTCGAGCTGAAGGACGACGAGGGTCTGCGCACCGGCGTGGTGGACTTCGGCGGCGTGCGGCGCGATGTCTGCCTCGCCTACGTCGCGGACGAAGTGGGCCTCGGCGACTACGTCATCGTCCACGTGGGCTTCGCCATCAGCAAGGTGGATGAGGAGGAGGCGCGCCGCACCTTCGAGGCGCTGCGCGAGATGAGCCAGCTCGACGAGCTGGAGTGGATGCGGGAGGTCGCGGAGCGCGGTCTCGGCTCGCTGCCGGGCATGGTCGCATGA
- the hypB gene encoding hydrogenase nickel incorporation protein HypB codes for MAVRTIEVRESVMAKNNELATEVRRRLREASVTALNLVSSPGSGKTLLLERTVETLGEELGIAVVAGDVQTQNDADRIASRTNRLVQAVVTNGACHLDARQVLTALEAIDLAATRLLIIENVGNLVCPASWDLGEDAKVVLFSVTEGEDKPLKYPKMFRQASVAVLNKIDLLPYVPFRLERAMEFARQVNPELRFFHTSALTGEGLDAWYCFLRQRVRALAPA; via the coding sequence ATGGCGGTCCGGACGATCGAGGTCCGTGAGAGCGTGATGGCGAAGAACAACGAGCTGGCGACCGAGGTGCGGCGCCGGCTGCGGGAGGCGTCCGTCACGGCGCTCAACCTCGTTAGCTCGCCCGGCTCGGGGAAGACGCTGCTGCTCGAGCGCACGGTTGAGACGCTCGGCGAGGAGCTGGGCATCGCGGTCGTGGCCGGCGACGTGCAGACGCAGAACGACGCCGACCGCATCGCCAGCCGCACCAACCGGCTGGTGCAGGCGGTGGTGACCAACGGCGCCTGCCACCTCGACGCCCGGCAGGTGCTTACCGCGCTCGAGGCCATTGACCTCGCTGCTACACGACTGCTGATAATCGAGAACGTCGGCAACCTCGTGTGCCCGGCGAGCTGGGACCTCGGCGAGGACGCCAAGGTGGTGCTGTTCTCGGTGACCGAGGGCGAGGATAAGCCTCTCAAGTACCCGAAGATGTTCCGCCAGGCGAGCGTCGCGGTGCTGAACAAGATCGATCTGCTGCCGTACGTGCCGTTCCGTCTGGAGCGCGCGATGGAGTTCGCTCGTCAGGTCAATCCGGAGCTGCGGTTCTTCCATACCTCAGCCCTCACGGGCGAGGGGCTCGACGCGTGGTACTGCTTCCTCCGGCAGCGCGTGCGGGCCCTCGCGCCGGCATGA
- a CDS encoding hydrogenase maturation protease, with amino-acid sequence MDGGTWGMNLLPVIEDAGALIMVDAIDAGAPAGRQIVLERDDLPRYLGVKLSPHQIDLREVLALAELRGTLPERAVAFGVQPQRVAMGTELAPLVAVALDELVRRVADRLGAWGYGCRRVRAAAHA; translated from the coding sequence GTGGACGGTGGTACCTGGGGAATGAACCTGCTGCCGGTCATTGAGGACGCCGGCGCGCTGATCATGGTGGACGCGATTGACGCCGGCGCGCCGGCGGGGAGACAGATTGTCCTCGAACGCGACGATTTGCCCCGGTACTTAGGGGTGAAGCTGTCGCCACACCAGATTGACCTGCGCGAAGTGCTTGCCCTGGCAGAACTTCGGGGCACGCTCCCGGAGCGCGCGGTGGCCTTCGGAGTCCAGCCGCAGCGGGTAGCGATGGGCACGGAGCTTGCCCCCTTGGTGGCCGTGGCCTTGGACGAGCTGGTGAGGCGCGTGGCGGACCGGCTCGGGGCCTGGGGGTACGGGTGCAGGCGGGTCCGGGCGGCGGCGCATGCATGA
- the hypE gene encoding hydrogenase expression/formation protein HypE, with amino-acid sequence MSVGTLATSALVCPAPSVAHDRVQLGHGSGGKMSAALLRERFLPRFGNAILSRLGDAAVVGIGGAELAVSTDTFVVSPLEFPGGNVGSLAVHGTLNDLAMMGARPLYLAAGFVLEEGLPFDVLDRILVAMSEAAREANVEIVTGDTKVVERGKADGVFINTTGIGLLDGGFRPGPERARAGDAVIVSGPIGRHGIAIMAAREGLELEVQVESDSATLYPLVERLRERCGDGISVMRDPTRGGVASALNEIAAASRVGIALHEDALPIPGPVAAACELLGFDPLYVANEGVLLAFVPGALADQAVEALHTHPLGREAARIGHVVDDHPGMVVMLTAIGGTRVVDMLPGDQLPRIC; translated from the coding sequence ATGAGCGTCGGCACCCTGGCCACGAGCGCGCTCGTCTGCCCGGCGCCGTCGGTCGCCCACGACCGCGTCCAGCTCGGCCACGGCTCGGGCGGGAAGATGAGCGCCGCGCTGTTGCGCGAGCGCTTCCTGCCGCGGTTCGGCAACGCGATCCTGAGCCGCCTGGGTGACGCTGCGGTCGTCGGCATCGGCGGCGCCGAACTCGCGGTCTCGACCGACACCTTCGTCGTCTCGCCGCTCGAGTTCCCAGGCGGCAACGTGGGCTCGCTCGCGGTGCACGGTACCTTGAACGACCTCGCGATGATGGGCGCGCGGCCGCTGTACCTCGCCGCGGGCTTCGTGCTGGAGGAGGGGCTGCCGTTCGACGTGCTCGATCGGATCCTCGTCGCGATGAGCGAGGCGGCGCGCGAAGCCAACGTAGAGATCGTCACCGGCGACACGAAGGTGGTGGAGCGCGGCAAGGCCGACGGGGTGTTCATCAACACGACCGGGATCGGCCTGCTCGATGGCGGGTTCCGGCCCGGACCCGAGCGCGCCCGCGCCGGCGACGCGGTCATCGTGAGCGGCCCGATCGGGCGGCACGGCATCGCGATCATGGCCGCGCGCGAGGGCCTCGAGCTCGAGGTGCAGGTCGAGAGCGACTCGGCCACGCTGTACCCGCTGGTCGAGCGCCTGCGCGAACGCTGCGGCGACGGGATCTCCGTCATGCGCGACCCTACCCGCGGCGGCGTGGCGAGCGCGCTGAACGAGATCGCCGCGGCCTCCCGCGTCGGCATCGCGCTGCACGAGGACGCGCTCCCGATCCCGGGCCCGGTGGCCGCCGCATGCGAGCTGCTCGGCTTCGACCCCCTGTACGTCGCCAACGAGGGCGTGCTGCTCGCGTTCGTGCCCGGCGCGCTCGCGGACCAGGCAGTCGAGGCGCTGCACACGCACCCGCTCGGCCGGGAGGCGGCGCGGATCGGCCACGTGGTGGACGACCATCCCGGCATGGTCGTAATGCTCACCGCCATCGGCGGGACGCGCGTCGTGGACATGCTGCCGGGCGACCAGCTGCCGCGCATCTGCTGA
- a CDS encoding dihydrofolate reductase, translating to MPRIRYAVAISLDGYIAGPKGEADWILMDPDIDFRALFAQFDTFLMGRRTFEGMAGAGGPGAAGGKTFVFSRSLRPLDHPDVTIIADVSPATVAPIRAQATKDIWLFGGGLLFRSFLDAGLVDTVEVAVIPVLLGGGLPLLPHPAHQAKLALTGHRVYKTGIVSLEYAVTKLAA from the coding sequence GTGCCTCGGATTCGGTACGCGGTGGCGATCAGTTTGGATGGCTATATCGCAGGGCCCAAGGGCGAAGCCGACTGGATCCTCATGGATCCTGACATCGATTTTCGCGCCTTATTCGCGCAATTCGACACATTTCTCATGGGGCGCCGCACCTTCGAGGGAATGGCGGGCGCAGGTGGCCCCGGGGCAGCGGGCGGGAAGACCTTCGTCTTCTCTCGCAGTCTGCGGCCGCTGGACCATCCGGACGTGACGATCATCGCTGACGTGTCACCAGCGACGGTCGCCCCCATTCGGGCGCAAGCAACGAAGGACATTTGGCTGTTCGGTGGAGGACTCCTGTTTCGGAGTTTTCTGGACGCGGGGCTCGTGGATACGGTGGAGGTCGCGGTCATCCCAGTGCTCCTCGGCGGCGGGCTCCCGCTTCTTCCACACCCAGCCCATCAGGCGAAGCTCGCGCTGACCGGCCACCGAGTGTACAAGACGGGCATTGTCTCCCTGGAGTACGCCGTGACAAAACTGGCTGCCTAA
- the hypD gene encoding hydrogenase formation protein HypD yields the protein MKYLSEYRDGDVARALMARIRRTATRRWVLMEVCGGQTHTIVKQGIDDLLDGAVEMIHGPGCPVCVTPLEQIDKALRLAARPDVIFTSFGDMLRVPGSECDLLQVRARGGQVRVVYSPLDAVELARRNPGKQVVFFAVGFETTAPANAMAVWRARELGVPNFSVLVSHVTVPPAMTALLGSPDNRVQAFLAAGHVCTVMGWTEYEPIAAKYRVPIVVTGFEPVDILEGIMMAVLQLEEGRHEVENQYVRSVRREGNQPAQELVSRVFALVDRKWRGIGEIPRSGLGLAEEFAAYDAERRFELADITTAESPLCHAGDVLTGKLKPSACPAFGTQCTPEQPLGAPMVSSEGACAAYYNYGRLRAAAPLEV from the coding sequence ATGAAATACCTCAGCGAGTATCGCGATGGCGACGTTGCGAGAGCCCTCATGGCGCGGATCCGGCGGACCGCGACGCGGCGGTGGGTGCTCATGGAAGTTTGCGGCGGCCAGACGCACACCATCGTGAAGCAGGGGATCGACGACCTCCTGGACGGCGCCGTCGAGATGATCCACGGCCCCGGCTGTCCGGTGTGCGTGACGCCGCTGGAGCAGATCGACAAGGCGCTGCGCCTCGCCGCGCGGCCGGACGTCATCTTCACCTCGTTCGGCGACATGCTGCGGGTGCCCGGCAGCGAGTGCGACCTCCTCCAGGTCCGCGCCCGGGGCGGCCAGGTGCGCGTCGTGTACTCGCCGCTCGACGCCGTCGAGCTCGCCCGGCGGAATCCGGGCAAGCAGGTCGTCTTCTTCGCGGTTGGGTTCGAGACCACGGCGCCCGCGAACGCGATGGCGGTCTGGCGCGCGCGCGAATTGGGCGTCCCGAACTTCAGCGTGCTGGTCTCGCACGTCACCGTGCCGCCGGCGATGACGGCGCTGCTCGGGTCGCCGGACAACCGCGTGCAGGCCTTCCTCGCCGCGGGTCACGTCTGCACGGTGATGGGGTGGACCGAGTACGAGCCGATCGCGGCGAAGTACCGAGTGCCCATCGTGGTCACCGGGTTCGAGCCGGTGGACATCCTCGAGGGGATCATGATGGCGGTGCTCCAGCTCGAGGAGGGGCGGCACGAGGTGGAGAACCAGTACGTGCGCTCGGTGCGCCGGGAAGGCAACCAACCCGCTCAGGAGCTGGTTTCGCGCGTCTTCGCGCTGGTGGACCGGAAGTGGCGCGGGATCGGGGAGATCCCGCGCAGCGGGCTCGGCCTCGCCGAGGAGTTTGCGGCGTACGACGCGGAGCGGCGATTCGAACTCGCCGACATCACCACCGCCGAGTCGCCGCTCTGCCACGCCGGCGACGTGCTCACCGGGAAGCTGAAGCCCAGCGCCTGCCCGGCCTTCGGCACGCAGTGCACGCCGGAGCAGCCGCTCGGCGCGCCGATGGTGTCGTCGGAGGGCGCGTGCGCCGCGTACTACAACTACGGGCGCTTGCGGGCGGCAGCGCCGCTGGAGGTGTGA
- a CDS encoding hydrogenase maturation nickel metallochaperone HypA encodes MHELSIALEVCRIAEERLGREGCAAVREVAVEVGDDAGVEPENLAFCLEAVLADPPFGRARPVILRRPGDALHVAYLEVDDGGPDDRGP; translated from the coding sequence ATGCATGAGCTGAGCATCGCGTTGGAGGTCTGCCGTATCGCGGAAGAGCGACTCGGGCGCGAGGGATGCGCCGCGGTGCGGGAAGTGGCGGTCGAGGTCGGCGACGACGCGGGGGTGGAGCCCGAGAACCTCGCGTTCTGTCTCGAGGCGGTGCTCGCCGATCCGCCGTTCGGCCGCGCACGGCCGGTGATCCTGCGGCGTCCCGGCGACGCTCTGCACGTCGCCTACCTGGAGGTTGACGATGGCGGTCCGGACGATCGAGGTCCGTGA
- a CDS encoding thioredoxin family protein has translation MTWPFADRWDRALTYEQFVKESKEHCALWTGVHRAARIPDWASERVAELGERFRVVVLAEDWCGDATNTVPVLAKWAELTPNVELRILRRDEHPEVMQRYLTDGTRSIPVAIVLTEAMDEIGWWGPRPAELQEWVKEQRRAGRTKLDFYPEVRRWYAKDKGETTLRELFEVMSRVRV, from the coding sequence ATGACGTGGCCATTCGCGGACCGCTGGGACCGCGCGCTGACATACGAGCAGTTCGTCAAGGAATCGAAGGAGCACTGCGCCCTCTGGACGGGCGTTCACCGCGCCGCGCGCATCCCGGACTGGGCGAGCGAGCGCGTGGCGGAGCTGGGCGAGCGCTTCCGCGTCGTCGTGCTGGCCGAAGACTGGTGTGGCGATGCGACGAACACGGTGCCCGTGCTCGCGAAATGGGCGGAGCTGACGCCCAACGTGGAGTTGCGCATCCTCCGGCGTGACGAGCATCCGGAGGTGATGCAACGCTACCTCACCGACGGCACGCGCTCGATCCCGGTCGCCATCGTCCTCACCGAAGCGATGGATGAGATCGGCTGGTGGGGTCCCCGGCCCGCGGAGCTGCAGGAGTGGGTGAAGGAGCAGCGCCGCGCCGGCCGGACCAAGCTGGACTTCTACCCCGAGGTCCGGCGCTGGTATGCCAAGGACAAGGGGGAAACGACGCTCCGCGAGCTGTTCGAAGTGATGTCGCGCGTGCGCGTCTAG
- the hypF gene encoding carbamoyltransferase HypF — MTAGEIATVRAAELLRVTGLVQGVGFRPFVHRVATRYGLGGWVRNGAGEVSIAAEGTPEALEAFVGALEREAPPLTRIARIAREPCAPEGRTDFAILLSAVEPDGRLPVSPDVALCAACEHELIEPGDRRFRYPFITCTDCGPRFSVIEAMPYDRERTSMRAFAMCPECRREYETPGNRRHHSQTNSCPACGPRLWLEHADGRVLERHRARAIESAAAMLREGLIVAVRGLGGFHFAVDATDEAAVRRLRARKRRDAKPLAVMVGSLDEARAVAHVGAAEAEPLGSPERPIVVLRRRAEAPLAAAVAPGLDTVGLMLAYTPLHFLLLECARRPLVMTSGNLSDEPIATSNDEARRRLAGIADSFLLHDREIVARYDDSVVRVVTGAPVFLRRARGYAPLPLTLPVASPVPLVAVGPHLKNTLTLAHGATAYVSQHVGDLEDLETLEHFTAVYDTYRRLFRIEPEVAVRDLHPGYLSTRVAEELGLHRVLTVQHHHAHIAAVMGEHGLTDRVVGIAYDGTGLGDDGAVWGAEVLAADLGGYRRRAHLRYAPLPGGDLAARRPWRAALGFLSLAPQEAPAFARAFDGVDEAERAVAVRQIARRLNAPAASSMGRLFDAAAAVLGLRLVADYEGQAAMELEAMAGAHGAAPLPFPVEPDGEDGWLLDPVPLLAELGRRLARGVSAPTLAAAFHESVAAATAEVAQKVCEAEGLQTVVLGGGCFQNARLLASVRWRLEARGLAVYAPQRLSPNDGAISYGQAAIAAAILAGERAAAHAPDARLGRSVCA; from the coding sequence ATGACCGCCGGAGAGATCGCGACCGTGCGCGCGGCCGAGCTGCTGCGCGTCACCGGCCTGGTGCAGGGGGTCGGGTTCCGGCCCTTCGTGCACCGGGTCGCGACGCGGTACGGCCTGGGCGGGTGGGTACGCAACGGCGCGGGCGAGGTGTCCATCGCGGCGGAGGGCACGCCCGAGGCGCTGGAGGCGTTCGTCGGCGCGCTGGAGCGTGAGGCGCCGCCGCTCACCCGCATTGCGCGCATCGCGCGGGAGCCGTGCGCGCCCGAGGGGCGCACCGACTTCGCGATCCTGCTGAGCGCCGTCGAACCGGACGGCAGGCTGCCGGTCTCGCCCGACGTAGCGTTGTGCGCGGCATGCGAGCACGAGCTGATCGAGCCGGGGGACCGCAGGTTCCGCTACCCGTTCATAACCTGCACCGACTGCGGCCCGCGGTTCAGCGTGATCGAGGCGATGCCGTACGACCGCGAGCGCACGTCCATGCGCGCGTTCGCGATGTGTCCCGAGTGCCGGCGCGAATACGAGACCCCGGGCAACCGGCGCCACCACTCGCAGACCAACAGCTGCCCGGCGTGCGGCCCGCGGCTCTGGCTCGAGCACGCGGACGGGCGGGTGCTCGAGCGGCACCGCGCCCGCGCGATCGAGTCCGCCGCCGCCATGCTCCGGGAGGGGCTGATTGTCGCGGTGCGCGGCCTGGGTGGTTTCCACTTCGCGGTGGACGCGACCGACGAGGCGGCGGTGCGCCGGCTGCGCGCGCGCAAGCGCCGCGATGCCAAGCCGCTGGCGGTGATGGTGGGATCGCTCGACGAGGCGCGCGCGGTGGCGCATGTGGGCGCGGCCGAGGCGGAGCCGCTCGGCTCGCCCGAGCGGCCGATCGTGGTGCTCCGGCGCCGCGCCGAGGCGCCGCTCGCGGCGGCGGTCGCTCCGGGGCTGGACACCGTCGGCCTGATGCTCGCCTACACGCCGCTCCACTTCCTGCTGCTGGAGTGCGCGCGGCGGCCGCTGGTGATGACCAGCGGCAATCTCAGCGATGAACCGATCGCGACGTCGAACGACGAGGCACGCCGCCGGCTCGCCGGGATCGCCGACTCGTTCCTGCTGCACGACCGCGAGATCGTGGCGCGCTACGACGACTCGGTGGTGCGCGTGGTGACCGGCGCGCCGGTGTTCCTGCGCCGCGCGCGCGGCTACGCGCCGCTTCCGTTGACGCTGCCCGTCGCGTCGCCGGTGCCGCTGGTCGCCGTCGGCCCGCACCTCAAGAACACGCTCACCCTGGCGCACGGCGCGACGGCCTACGTGAGCCAGCACGTCGGCGACCTCGAGGACCTGGAGACGCTCGAGCACTTCACGGCGGTGTACGATACCTACCGGCGGCTGTTCCGCATCGAGCCCGAGGTGGCGGTGCGGGACCTGCACCCCGGCTACCTCTCGACCCGGGTGGCCGAAGAGCTGGGCCTGCACCGGGTGCTCACGGTGCAGCATCACCACGCCCACATCGCGGCGGTGATGGGGGAGCACGGGCTCACGGACCGCGTGGTGGGCATCGCCTACGACGGCACGGGCCTGGGCGACGACGGTGCGGTCTGGGGCGCGGAGGTGCTGGCCGCGGACCTCGGCGGCTACCGGCGCCGCGCGCACCTGCGCTATGCGCCGCTGCCCGGCGGTGATCTCGCGGCGCGGCGGCCGTGGCGCGCGGCCCTGGGCTTCCTGTCGCTCGCGCCCCAGGAGGCGCCCGCCTTCGCCCGCGCGTTCGACGGCGTGGATGAGGCCGAGCGGGCGGTGGCGGTGCGGCAGATCGCGCGGCGCCTCAACGCGCCGGCGGCCTCCTCGATGGGCCGGCTGTTCGACGCCGCGGCGGCCGTGCTCGGCCTACGCCTCGTGGCAGACTACGAGGGCCAGGCCGCGATGGAGCTGGAGGCCATGGCCGGCGCGCACGGCGCGGCGCCGCTCCCGTTCCCGGTGGAGCCCGATGGCGAGGACGGCTGGCTCCTCGACCCAGTGCCGCTGCTCGCGGAGCTGGGCCGACGGCTGGCGCGGGGCGTAAGCGCGCCGACGCTGGCTGCCGCGTTCCACGAGAGCGTCGCGGCCGCGACCGCCGAGGTGGCGCAGAAGGTGTGCGAGGCCGAGGGGCTGCAGACCGTCGTGCTGGGCGGCGGGTGCTTCCAGAACGCGCGGCTGTTGGCGTCGGTGCGCTGGCGCCTGGAGGCACGGGGGCTCGCGGTCTACGCGCCGCAGCGCCTCTCGCCCAACGACGGCGCGATCAGCTACGGCCAGGCCGCCATCGCGGCGGCGATCCTGGCGGGCGAGCGCGCCGCGGCTCACGCGCCGGACGCGCGACTCGGGAGGTCAGTATGTGCCTAG
- a CDS encoding GNAT family N-acetyltransferase, with protein sequence MVESGAIFPDAGFVLGATAPQLKPMSFGGLGTVRMTDTQQEIQIRGAVLDDAEALVSVLNPIIEAGTTALDTMLTVADERDYIASLPERAIFLVAARALDGTLVGCQSVEPFTTGGTHAFDHVGVMGTYVAVGHQRRGIGRRLFEAMFEQARRKGYEKIFTYVRADNTAGMAAYLGQGFRVIGTAERHAKIDGQYIDEVLIERFLPD encoded by the coding sequence ATGGTTGAGAGCGGCGCGATCTTCCCAGACGCTGGTTTCGTTCTGGGCGCCACCGCGCCGCAACTTAAGCCCATGTCGTTCGGCGGCCTAGGAACGGTGAGAATGACCGACACTCAGCAGGAGATTCAAATCCGTGGCGCGGTGCTTGATGACGCCGAAGCGCTCGTCAGCGTTCTCAACCCAATCATCGAAGCGGGAACCACGGCACTCGATACGATGCTGACGGTTGCTGACGAGCGCGACTACATTGCGAGCTTGCCAGAGCGAGCGATCTTTCTCGTCGCGGCACGGGCGCTCGACGGAACGCTCGTCGGGTGCCAAAGCGTGGAACCGTTCACGACTGGGGGGACGCACGCCTTCGATCACGTTGGGGTGATGGGGACCTACGTGGCCGTGGGGCACCAACGGCGGGGGATTGGGCGGCGATTGTTCGAGGCGATGTTCGAGCAGGCGCGGCGCAAGGGCTACGAGAAGATCTTCACGTATGTGCGTGCGGACAACACGGCAGGGATGGCGGCGTACCTTGGGCAGGGATTTCGGGTCATCGGGACGGCTGAACGACATGCGAAGATCGATGGACAATATATTGACGAGGTGCTCATCGAGCGGTTTCTACCCGACTGA
- a CDS encoding MOSC domain-containing protein — MVNELGHVCELVRYPVKSMAGTVTESAFLGWHGLDGDRRFAFRRLGDDSGFPWLTASRVAELLLYHPFGLDESTGEPLPTHVRTPVGTHVELRSVELQSEVGERFGSSVELMRLKHGIFDEASVSVISLATIAGIGGEAGVDLDRRRFRANIVLETRGREPFLEDGWVGGTLVFGNSEPRPAVSVTVRDVRCMMINLDPDTGTQDARVLKTVVRLNKNNAGVYGTVVQTGTIRVGDPVSLVLDARR, encoded by the coding sequence ATGGTGAATGAACTCGGGCATGTTTGCGAACTTGTGCGGTATCCCGTCAAGTCGATGGCTGGTACCGTGACGGAGTCGGCATTTCTCGGGTGGCACGGTCTCGATGGTGATCGGCGCTTCGCCTTCCGGCGCTTGGGAGATGACAGCGGTTTCCCGTGGCTTACCGCGAGCCGCGTCGCTGAACTCCTTCTGTACCACCCGTTCGGTCTCGACGAGAGTACCGGCGAGCCCCTGCCAACTCACGTACGCACACCGGTCGGAACGCACGTGGAGCTTCGCAGCGTAGAGCTCCAGAGCGAGGTCGGCGAGCGTTTTGGGAGCAGCGTGGAATTGATGAGGCTCAAGCACGGGATCTTCGATGAAGCCTCGGTATCGGTGATTAGCCTGGCGACCATTGCTGGCATCGGTGGCGAGGCGGGAGTGGACCTCGATCGCAGGCGCTTCCGAGCCAACATTGTGCTTGAGACTCGCGGCCGCGAGCCGTTTCTCGAGGATGGGTGGGTTGGCGGGACACTGGTGTTCGGCAACAGCGAGCCAAGGCCAGCCGTGAGCGTGACGGTGCGCGACGTGCGATGTATGATGATCAACCTCGATCCGGACACGGGCACACAAGACGCGCGGGTGCTGAAGACAGTCGTCCGGCTGAACAAGAACAACGCGGGCGTCTATGGAACGGTGGTGCAAACCGGTACAATCCGCGTTGGCGACCCAGTGAGCCTCGTATTGGACGCGCGGCGCTAA
- a CDS encoding DinB family protein, translating into MSVMVVGRPEADEYAPFYADYVSRVPETNPIEAMSAQIGQTTALLGRVAEAEAGARYAPGKWSVREVVGHLADAERIFSYRALRIARGDATPLPGFDENAYVPAGRFDERTLADLVSELANARRSTLDLFRSFGEAEWRRRGIASGKPISVRALGRIIPGHERHHVEVLGTRYGLRG; encoded by the coding sequence ATGTCCGTTATGGTGGTGGGAAGGCCGGAGGCGGACGAGTACGCGCCGTTCTACGCTGATTACGTCTCCCGGGTCCCGGAAACCAACCCCATCGAGGCCATGTCCGCGCAGATCGGACAGACGACGGCGCTGCTCGGGCGCGTTGCGGAAGCCGAAGCGGGCGCGCGGTACGCTCCCGGCAAGTGGAGCGTGAGGGAGGTGGTCGGCCACCTGGCGGACGCGGAGCGGATCTTCTCGTATCGGGCGCTTCGAATCGCGCGGGGCGACGCCACGCCTCTGCCAGGCTTCGACGAGAACGCGTACGTCCCGGCCGGACGGTTCGACGAGCGCACGCTGGCCGATCTGGTCAGCGAGCTGGCGAACGCGCGCCGCTCGACCCTGGACCTGTTCCGAAGCTTCGGGGAAGCAGAATGGCGCCGCCGCGGCATCGCGAGCGGCAAGCCGATCAGCGTGCGCGCCTTGGGTCGCATCATCCCTGGCCACGAGCGCCATCACGTGGAAGTGCTCGGAACGCGCTACGGCCTTCGCGGCTGA